The following coding sequences are from one Selenomonas sputigena ATCC 35185 window:
- a CDS encoding DeoR/GlpR family DNA-binding transcription regulator gives MFLVERHDAILDILARDGKVRVKDLSDRFHVTEDCIRKDLGALEKQGRLKRTYGGAVIRRENPHTIEVSKHRNIDVEAKRRIARAAMHLIHEHDMVFLDISTSNLAIAELLVHDERELTVVTNMIDILSILAQNPKIRVVFVGGVINKSRDGFWGGMTLDLISRLKPDIAFVGAVGVDVKENSVSTYDIEDGINKAAIIRVSKRAYVVAEARKLSSDGNYNYVTLDTLSGLITDSRPAADICQTAEDYGVDIILPQID, from the coding sequence ATGTTTCTTGTAGAACGCCATGATGCCATCCTTGACATCCTTGCACGCGACGGCAAGGTGCGCGTCAAGGATCTCAGTGACCGTTTTCATGTGACGGAGGACTGCATACGCAAGGATCTCGGTGCGCTCGAAAAACAGGGGCGGCTCAAGCGCACTTACGGCGGCGCCGTCATCCGGCGCGAGAATCCCCACACCATCGAGGTCAGCAAGCACCGCAACATCGACGTCGAGGCCAAGCGCCGCATCGCACGCGCCGCCATGCACCTCATCCATGAGCATGACATGGTCTTCCTCGACATCTCGACGAGCAACCTCGCAATCGCCGAGCTTCTCGTGCACGACGAGCGTGAGCTGACCGTCGTCACGAACATGATCGACATCCTCTCAATCCTCGCCCAGAACCCGAAGATCCGCGTCGTCTTCGTCGGCGGCGTCATCAACAAGAGCCGCGACGGCTTCTGGGGCGGCATGACGCTTGACCTCATCTCGCGCCTGAAGCCCGACATCGCCTTCGTCGGCGCCGTCGGCGTCGATGTCAAGGAAAACAGTGTATCGACCTACGACATCGAGGACGGCATCAACAAGGCGGCGATCATCCGCGTCTCCAAGCGTGCTTACGTCGTCGCCGAAGCGAGAAAGCTCAGCTCGGACGGCAACTACAACTATGTGACGCTCGACACGCTCTCGGGGCTCATCACCGACTCGCGCCCCGCCGCCGATATATGCCAGACGGCAGAGGACTACGGCGTGGACATCATCCTGCCGCAAATCGACTGA
- the bioD gene encoding dethiobiotin synthase, whose protein sequence is MGKALFITGTGTDIGKTYVTGLIVKRLKEAGVRTGYYKAALSGAETSADGSLLPGDALHVARTAALAEDEAIVSYIYRDAVSPHLAARIENRPIDFGKVERDFRAAKERFDYLTVEGSGGIICPLRWDEHEHVVLDDLAVRLGLSALVVADAGLGTINAAVLTAEHLKMRAIPLKGFIFNNWQAGDVMQEDNKKMVEEMTGAPVVACVAKGAEELPLAAAALAALYD, encoded by the coding sequence ATGGGAAAAGCATTGTTCATCACGGGAACGGGAACGGACATCGGCAAGACGTATGTGACGGGACTCATCGTCAAGCGCCTGAAGGAGGCGGGAGTTCGCACGGGCTACTACAAGGCGGCGCTGTCGGGCGCTGAGACGAGCGCGGACGGCTCGCTCCTGCCCGGCGATGCGCTTCATGTCGCACGCACGGCGGCTCTGGCAGAAGACGAGGCAATCGTTTCTTACATCTATCGGGATGCCGTATCGCCGCATCTCGCCGCGAGAATCGAAAACCGTCCGATCGACTTCGGCAAGGTCGAGCGTGATTTTCGCGCGGCGAAGGAGCGCTTCGACTATCTGACGGTCGAGGGCAGCGGCGGCATCATCTGCCCTTTGCGCTGGGACGAGCATGAACACGTCGTGCTCGACGACCTCGCCGTGCGCCTCGGCCTTTCGGCTCTCGTCGTTGCCGATGCGGGACTCGGCACGATCAACGCCGCTGTCCTGACCGCCGAGCACTTGAAGATGCGAGCCATTCCACTGAAGGGATTCATCTTCAACAACTGGCAGGCGGGAGACGTCATGCAGGAGGACAACAAGAAGATGGTCGAGGAGATGACGGGCGCGCCCGTCGTCGCGTGCGTCGCGAAGGGGGCAGAGGAATTGCCGCTCGCGGCGGCGGCGCTCGCCGCGCTGTACGACTGA
- a CDS encoding LTA synthase family protein, with the protein MQNTSLRLPSWQAFSSVAAKGLKVFLFYLAVLSFCRAFFIFWMHDYMAAATGSADIALALWRGMRLSFQTAGLLALFSLVPAAIARLLHTPLENLAWRVTSALSLTVLSILYAASFPYYRQYHTGFHQLIFNTVNEDVYALFISLVQEFYLPVRLAGALLLAFLLYRALCLLLACDFSALAERLLPWRSLRRALFLLILALVALLSAFGGSLRWQDAVNWENAGVTNDAFLNEAILDNFQALYRAYVLNSRFLACNGLDFTVEEIERLAALHAGRPADTRDLDVYLTREAEGAQIEKPRHIFLIISESYANWPLLEKYASLHIADPTKELLGAADTVYCDTFLPNGSSTVSAVTGVVTGFADANLYLTTMPESFAAPYPTAIAPTFARLGYHTDFWYAGPATWERIEPFCRAQGFEQFYSRGDFSSDEGSVWGVDDEVLYGEVLSRIDPEQPGLHVLLNVSNHSPYTVDLAAKGFPAEAVRAALPKEAQGDDALLKELGHYWYATQELAAFLRAAKEKFPEALFVIVGDHADRYNIEKTPSLYERYAIPFILTGHGVKKGLLDSEAAGSQIDIAPTLIELIAPRGFRYEAVGRSLTRGNRQGVNYGFWITHSAIGRTDTVPLVAEPIKDRPAALDEEAMQDYINAVRALSWWRPKYGPMLDEAKLEGRE; encoded by the coding sequence ATGCAAAACACATCTTTGCGCCTGCCTTCCTGGCAGGCGTTCTCTTCCGTTGCCGCAAAAGGACTCAAGGTGTTTCTTTTCTACCTTGCAGTCCTTTCTTTCTGCCGCGCCTTCTTCATCTTCTGGATGCACGACTACATGGCGGCGGCAACGGGCAGCGCGGACATCGCGCTCGCACTCTGGCGCGGCATGCGCCTGAGCTTTCAGACGGCGGGTCTTCTTGCGCTCTTTTCCCTCGTGCCAGCCGCGATCGCACGTCTTCTTCACACACCGCTTGAAAACCTCGCATGGCGCGTGACGAGCGCCCTTTCCCTCACGGTGCTCTCCATCCTCTACGCCGCAAGCTTCCCCTACTATCGCCAATATCACACGGGCTTTCATCAACTCATCTTCAACACGGTGAACGAGGACGTCTATGCGCTTTTCATATCGCTCGTGCAGGAATTCTACTTGCCCGTGCGGCTCGCGGGTGCACTCCTGCTCGCCTTCCTTCTCTATCGTGCGCTGTGCCTTCTGCTCGCGTGCGATTTTTCCGCTCTCGCCGAGCGACTGCTTCCCTGGCGGTCTCTTCGCCGCGCCCTCTTCCTCCTGATTCTCGCACTCGTCGCCCTGTTGAGCGCCTTCGGCGGCAGTCTGCGCTGGCAGGACGCCGTCAACTGGGAGAATGCCGGCGTCACGAACGACGCCTTCCTGAACGAAGCCATCCTCGACAATTTCCAGGCGCTCTATCGCGCCTATGTGCTGAACAGCCGCTTCCTCGCGTGCAACGGTCTCGACTTCACCGTCGAGGAGATCGAACGCCTCGCCGCGCTCCACGCAGGCCGTCCTGCCGATACGCGCGACCTCGACGTCTACCTCACGCGTGAAGCCGAAGGTGCACAGATCGAAAAGCCGCGCCACATCTTCCTCATCATCTCCGAAAGCTACGCCAACTGGCCACTCTTGGAAAAGTATGCGAGCCTGCACATCGCCGACCCCACGAAAGAACTGCTGGGCGCGGCTGATACCGTTTACTGTGATACCTTTCTGCCGAACGGTTCGAGCACGGTGTCCGCCGTCACGGGCGTTGTCACGGGATTCGCCGACGCCAACCTCTACCTCACGACGATGCCCGAATCTTTCGCTGCGCCCTATCCGACCGCCATCGCACCCACCTTCGCCCGCCTTGGCTACCACACGGATTTCTGGTATGCAGGTCCTGCGACATGGGAGCGCATCGAGCCGTTCTGCCGCGCGCAGGGATTCGAGCAATTCTACAGCCGCGGCGACTTCTCCTCCGACGAGGGAAGCGTCTGGGGCGTCGACGATGAAGTTCTCTACGGGGAAGTTCTCTCGCGCATCGATCCCGAACAGCCCGGGCTTCATGTGCTCCTCAACGTCTCGAACCATTCTCCGTACACGGTCGATCTCGCCGCCAAGGGTTTTCCCGCAGAAGCGGTACGTGCCGCGCTCCCCAAGGAGGCGCAGGGAGATGACGCCCTCCTCAAAGAACTCGGCCACTACTGGTACGCGACGCAGGAGCTCGCCGCCTTCCTCCGCGCGGCGAAGGAAAAATTCCCCGAAGCTCTCTTCGTCATCGTCGGCGACCATGCCGACCGCTACAACATCGAGAAGACGCCGTCGCTCTACGAGCGCTACGCCATCCCCTTCATCCTCACGGGACACGGCGTAAAGAAGGGTCTGCTCGACTCAGAAGCTGCGGGCAGTCAGATCGACATCGCGCCAACACTCATCGAGCTGATTGCGCCTCGGGGCTTTCGCTACGAAGCCGTAGGAAGAAGCCTCACGCGCGGCAACCGGCAGGGCGTCAACTACGGCTTTTGGATCACGCACAGCGCCATCGGCAGGACAGATACCGTTCCGCTCGTCGCCGAACCGATCAAAGACCGCCCGGCCGCTCTCGACGAAGAGGCGATGCAAGACTACATCAACGCCGTACGCGCCCTTTCATGGTGGCGACCGAAATATGGTCCCATGCTCGACGAGGCGAAGCTTGAAGGTCGCGAATGA
- a CDS encoding biotin transporter BioY has translation MKVREIVLCALFIALVAVGAFIRIPVGTDVYTLQFLFTLLAGVLLGARLGAVAVGVYVLMGLVGIPVFASGGGPSYVLQPTFGYLVGFICQAYLTGALVRGGEPTFGRVLGACLAGMAVVYLFGISYFYIASNYIVDAPITLWLALWYCGILQVVPDFLLCLAAAFIGIRCRKAGLWL, from the coding sequence ATGAAAGTGAGAGAAATCGTTCTCTGTGCGCTCTTCATCGCGCTCGTCGCCGTCGGCGCCTTTATCCGCATCCCCGTTGGCACGGATGTCTACACGCTGCAGTTCCTCTTTACGCTCTTGGCGGGCGTCTTGCTCGGGGCGCGGCTCGGGGCTGTGGCGGTCGGCGTTTATGTGCTCATGGGACTCGTTGGCATCCCCGTCTTTGCGTCGGGCGGCGGCCCGAGCTACGTCCTGCAGCCGACCTTCGGCTATCTCGTCGGCTTCATCTGTCAGGCGTATCTCACGGGGGCGCTCGTGCGCGGCGGCGAGCCGACCTTCGGGCGCGTGCTCGGCGCGTGCCTCGCGGGCATGGCGGTCGTCTATCTGTTCGGCATTTCCTACTTCTACATCGCGTCGAACTACATCGTCGACGCGCCCATCACGCTGTGGCTCGCGCTCTGGTACTGCGGCATTTTGCAGGTCGTGCCGGACTTTTTGCTGTGCCTCGCCGCCGCATTCATCGGCATTCGCTGCCGCAAGGCGGGACTTTGGCTCTGA